Proteins encoded within one genomic window of Equus przewalskii isolate Varuska chromosome 3, EquPr2, whole genome shotgun sequence:
- the AFM gene encoding afamin isoform X2, with amino-acid sequence MKQLTLTGFVIFLFFLTESLTLPTKLQDVDDASITQKFIEENIGYITVIAFSQYVQEASFEEVDRLVKIMTKYKGQCSGEVTLPDCPRLTNDILLEKTCAVKGLPQKYNFSHCCSMVDLERERCFFHNKKSDVGFLPPLPTLDLEEKCQTYKNNRESFLNNCIYEVSRRNPFVFAPTLLTVATRFEEMAKTCCEEQDKANCFRTKAEPVIQYLKALSSYQKNVCGALVKFGPQVLKSINIAILSQKFPKIEFKELTSLLEDVSSKYEGCCEGDAVKCIRRRSKIMSHICSKQDSISSKIKDCCEEKIPKRGECIIYSNKDDRPKDLSLREAKFTENENVCEQRDANPDIFMAEFLFEYSRRHPELSTPELLRIARVYEDLLEECCSTENPPDCYGNAEYKFNETTQRSLKIVQRECEHVQNLGKDDLKYHYLIKFTKIAPQLSTEELTFLGKEMVTALTTCCTLSEEFACVDNLVDLVIGELCGINENRSINPAVDHCCKTDFAFRRPCFEGLEADKTYVPPSTSQGLFTFHADWCQAHKEELQRKKDRFLVNLVKLKPELGGEALQSLPTDFSNVVEKCCKAEGPEACFSEEGPKLAAKSQAA; translated from the exons atgaaacagtTAACACTTACaggttttgttattttcttgttctttttgacTGAATCTCTAACCCTGCCCACAAAGCTTCAAGATGTAG ATGATGCCAGTATCACCCAGAAATTTATAGAGGAGAATATTGGATATAT CACCGTCATTGCATTTTCTCAGTATGTTCAGGAGGCATCTTTTGAAGAAGTAGACAGATTGGTAAAAATCATGACGAAATACAAAGGTCAATGCTCAGGTGAAGTGACACTCCCCGACTGTCCGAGATTAACT AATGATATTTTACTGGAAAAGACATGTGCTGTGAAGGGGCTGCCACAAAAGTATAATTTCTCACACTGCTGCAGTATGGTTGACTTGGAAAGAGAACGCTGTTTCTTCCATAATAAGAAATCTGATGTAGgatttctgcctcctctccctaCTCTGGATCTTGAAGAGAAATGCCAGACTTATAAAAATAACAGAGAATCTTTTCTAAATAA ttgtATTTATGAAGTTTCCAGAAGGAACCCGTTTGTTTTCGCCCCTACGCTTCTAACTGTAGCTACTCGTTTTGAAGAGATGGCTAAAACGTGTTGTGAAGAACAAGACAAAGCTAACTGCTTTCGAACAAAG gcaGAACCTGTCATACAATACTTAAAAGCATTATCTTCTTATCAAAAAAATGTCTGTGGGGCACTTGTGAAATTTGGACCACAAGTCTTAAAATCTAT AAACATTGCTATACTTAGTCAAAAATTTCCCAAGATTGAATTTAAGGAACTTACCTCCCTCCTAGAAGATGTTTCTTCCAAGTATGAAGGATGCTGTGAAGGGGATGCTGTGAAGTGCATCCGCCGCAGG AGCAAGATTATGAGCCATATTTGTTCGAAACAAGATTCCATCTCCAGCAAAATCAAAGACTGCTGTGAAGAGAAAATACCAAAGCGCGGAGAGTGCATAATTTACTCCAATAAAGATGATAGACCAAAGGACTTATCTCTAAGAGAAGcaaaatttactgaaaatgaaaatgtgtgtgaACAACGAGATGCTAACCCAGACATCTTCATGGCTGA GTTTCTTTTTGAATACTCAAGAAGACATCCAGAACTGTCTACACCTGAACTTTTAAGAATCGCTAGAGTGTATGAGGACCTCCTGGAAGAGTGCTGCAGTACAGAGAACCCTCCAGACTGTTACGGCAATGCG GAATACAAATTCAATGAGACAACTCAGAGAAGCCTCAAGATAGTACAACGAGAATGTGAACATGTCCAGAATTTGGGGAAGGATGACTTGAAATACCA CTACCTTATCAAATTCACAAAGATAGCACCCCAGCTCTCCACTGAAGAACTGACCTTTCTTGGCAAGGAAATGGTGACAGCGTTGACCACCTGCTGCACGCTGAGTGAGGAGTTCGCCTGCGTCGATAATTTG GTGGATTTAGTTATTGGAGAGTTATGCGGAATAAATGAAAATCGAAGCATCAACCCTGCTGTGGACCACTGTTGTAAAACAGACTTTGCCTTCAGAAGGCCCTGCTTTGAGGGCTTAGAAGCTGATAAAACATATGTACCTCCATCTACCTCTCAAGGGTTATTTACCTTTCACGCAGACTGGTGTCAGGCTCATAAAGAGGAgctccagagaaagaaagatag GTTTCTTGTCAACTTAGTGAAACTGAAGCCTGAACTTGGAGGTGAGGCGCTCCAGTCGCTGCCTACAGATTTCTCTAACGTGGTGGAGAAGTGCTGCAAAGCGGAGGGGCCTGAAGCCTGCTTCAGTGAAGAG ggTCCAAAATTGGCAGCCAAAAGTCAAGCTGCTTGA
- the AFM gene encoding afamin isoform X3, with the protein MTKYKGQCSGEVTLPDCPRLTNDILLEKTCAVKGLPQKYNFSHCCSMVDLERERCFFHNKKSDVGFLPPLPTLDLEEKCQTYKNNRESFLNNCIYEVSRRNPFVFAPTLLTVATRFEEMAKTCCEEQDKANCFRTKAEPVIQYLKALSSYQKNVCGALVKFGPQVLKSINIAILSQKFPKIEFKELTSLLEDVSSKYEGCCEGDAVKCIRRRVNILSNQSKIMSHICSKQDSISSKIKDCCEEKIPKRGECIIYSNKDDRPKDLSLREAKFTENENVCEQRDANPDIFMAEFLFEYSRRHPELSTPELLRIARVYEDLLEECCSTENPPDCYGNAEYKFNETTQRSLKIVQRECEHVQNLGKDDLKYHYLIKFTKIAPQLSTEELTFLGKEMVTALTTCCTLSEEFACVDNLVDLVIGELCGINENRSINPAVDHCCKTDFAFRRPCFEGLEADKTYVPPSTSQGLFTFHADWCQAHKEELQRKKDRFLVNLVKLKPELGGEALQSLPTDFSNVVEKCCKAEGPEACFSEEGPKLAAKSQAA; encoded by the exons ATGACGAAATACAAAGGTCAATGCTCAGGTGAAGTGACACTCCCCGACTGTCCGAGATTAACT AATGATATTTTACTGGAAAAGACATGTGCTGTGAAGGGGCTGCCACAAAAGTATAATTTCTCACACTGCTGCAGTATGGTTGACTTGGAAAGAGAACGCTGTTTCTTCCATAATAAGAAATCTGATGTAGgatttctgcctcctctccctaCTCTGGATCTTGAAGAGAAATGCCAGACTTATAAAAATAACAGAGAATCTTTTCTAAATAA ttgtATTTATGAAGTTTCCAGAAGGAACCCGTTTGTTTTCGCCCCTACGCTTCTAACTGTAGCTACTCGTTTTGAAGAGATGGCTAAAACGTGTTGTGAAGAACAAGACAAAGCTAACTGCTTTCGAACAAAG gcaGAACCTGTCATACAATACTTAAAAGCATTATCTTCTTATCAAAAAAATGTCTGTGGGGCACTTGTGAAATTTGGACCACAAGTCTTAAAATCTAT AAACATTGCTATACTTAGTCAAAAATTTCCCAAGATTGAATTTAAGGAACTTACCTCCCTCCTAGAAGATGTTTCTTCCAAGTATGAAGGATGCTGTGAAGGGGATGCTGTGAAGTGCATCCGCCGCAGGGTAAATATTCTCTCAAACCAA AGCAAGATTATGAGCCATATTTGTTCGAAACAAGATTCCATCTCCAGCAAAATCAAAGACTGCTGTGAAGAGAAAATACCAAAGCGCGGAGAGTGCATAATTTACTCCAATAAAGATGATAGACCAAAGGACTTATCTCTAAGAGAAGcaaaatttactgaaaatgaaaatgtgtgtgaACAACGAGATGCTAACCCAGACATCTTCATGGCTGA GTTTCTTTTTGAATACTCAAGAAGACATCCAGAACTGTCTACACCTGAACTTTTAAGAATCGCTAGAGTGTATGAGGACCTCCTGGAAGAGTGCTGCAGTACAGAGAACCCTCCAGACTGTTACGGCAATGCG GAATACAAATTCAATGAGACAACTCAGAGAAGCCTCAAGATAGTACAACGAGAATGTGAACATGTCCAGAATTTGGGGAAGGATGACTTGAAATACCA CTACCTTATCAAATTCACAAAGATAGCACCCCAGCTCTCCACTGAAGAACTGACCTTTCTTGGCAAGGAAATGGTGACAGCGTTGACCACCTGCTGCACGCTGAGTGAGGAGTTCGCCTGCGTCGATAATTTG GTGGATTTAGTTATTGGAGAGTTATGCGGAATAAATGAAAATCGAAGCATCAACCCTGCTGTGGACCACTGTTGTAAAACAGACTTTGCCTTCAGAAGGCCCTGCTTTGAGGGCTTAGAAGCTGATAAAACATATGTACCTCCATCTACCTCTCAAGGGTTATTTACCTTTCACGCAGACTGGTGTCAGGCTCATAAAGAGGAgctccagagaaagaaagatag GTTTCTTGTCAACTTAGTGAAACTGAAGCCTGAACTTGGAGGTGAGGCGCTCCAGTCGCTGCCTACAGATTTCTCTAACGTGGTGGAGAAGTGCTGCAAAGCGGAGGGGCCTGAAGCCTGCTTCAGTGAAGAG ggTCCAAAATTGGCAGCCAAAAGTCAAGCTGCTTGA
- the AFM gene encoding afamin isoform X4, whose product MTKYKGQCSGEVTLPDCPRLTNDILLEKTCAVKGLPQKYNFSHCCSMVDLERERCFFHNKKSDVGFLPPLPTLDLEEKCQTYKNNRESFLNNCIYEVSRRNPFVFAPTLLTVATRFEEMAKTCCEEQDKANCFRTKAEPVIQYLKALSSYQKNVCGALVKFGPQVLKSINIAILSQKFPKIEFKELTSLLEDVSSKYEGCCEGDAVKCIRRRSKIMSHICSKQDSISSKIKDCCEEKIPKRGECIIYSNKDDRPKDLSLREAKFTENENVCEQRDANPDIFMAEFLFEYSRRHPELSTPELLRIARVYEDLLEECCSTENPPDCYGNAEYKFNETTQRSLKIVQRECEHVQNLGKDDLKYHYLIKFTKIAPQLSTEELTFLGKEMVTALTTCCTLSEEFACVDNLVDLVIGELCGINENRSINPAVDHCCKTDFAFRRPCFEGLEADKTYVPPSTSQGLFTFHADWCQAHKEELQRKKDRFLVNLVKLKPELGGEALQSLPTDFSNVVEKCCKAEGPEACFSEEGPKLAAKSQAA is encoded by the exons ATGACGAAATACAAAGGTCAATGCTCAGGTGAAGTGACACTCCCCGACTGTCCGAGATTAACT AATGATATTTTACTGGAAAAGACATGTGCTGTGAAGGGGCTGCCACAAAAGTATAATTTCTCACACTGCTGCAGTATGGTTGACTTGGAAAGAGAACGCTGTTTCTTCCATAATAAGAAATCTGATGTAGgatttctgcctcctctccctaCTCTGGATCTTGAAGAGAAATGCCAGACTTATAAAAATAACAGAGAATCTTTTCTAAATAA ttgtATTTATGAAGTTTCCAGAAGGAACCCGTTTGTTTTCGCCCCTACGCTTCTAACTGTAGCTACTCGTTTTGAAGAGATGGCTAAAACGTGTTGTGAAGAACAAGACAAAGCTAACTGCTTTCGAACAAAG gcaGAACCTGTCATACAATACTTAAAAGCATTATCTTCTTATCAAAAAAATGTCTGTGGGGCACTTGTGAAATTTGGACCACAAGTCTTAAAATCTAT AAACATTGCTATACTTAGTCAAAAATTTCCCAAGATTGAATTTAAGGAACTTACCTCCCTCCTAGAAGATGTTTCTTCCAAGTATGAAGGATGCTGTGAAGGGGATGCTGTGAAGTGCATCCGCCGCAGG AGCAAGATTATGAGCCATATTTGTTCGAAACAAGATTCCATCTCCAGCAAAATCAAAGACTGCTGTGAAGAGAAAATACCAAAGCGCGGAGAGTGCATAATTTACTCCAATAAAGATGATAGACCAAAGGACTTATCTCTAAGAGAAGcaaaatttactgaaaatgaaaatgtgtgtgaACAACGAGATGCTAACCCAGACATCTTCATGGCTGA GTTTCTTTTTGAATACTCAAGAAGACATCCAGAACTGTCTACACCTGAACTTTTAAGAATCGCTAGAGTGTATGAGGACCTCCTGGAAGAGTGCTGCAGTACAGAGAACCCTCCAGACTGTTACGGCAATGCG GAATACAAATTCAATGAGACAACTCAGAGAAGCCTCAAGATAGTACAACGAGAATGTGAACATGTCCAGAATTTGGGGAAGGATGACTTGAAATACCA CTACCTTATCAAATTCACAAAGATAGCACCCCAGCTCTCCACTGAAGAACTGACCTTTCTTGGCAAGGAAATGGTGACAGCGTTGACCACCTGCTGCACGCTGAGTGAGGAGTTCGCCTGCGTCGATAATTTG GTGGATTTAGTTATTGGAGAGTTATGCGGAATAAATGAAAATCGAAGCATCAACCCTGCTGTGGACCACTGTTGTAAAACAGACTTTGCCTTCAGAAGGCCCTGCTTTGAGGGCTTAGAAGCTGATAAAACATATGTACCTCCATCTACCTCTCAAGGGTTATTTACCTTTCACGCAGACTGGTGTCAGGCTCATAAAGAGGAgctccagagaaagaaagatag GTTTCTTGTCAACTTAGTGAAACTGAAGCCTGAACTTGGAGGTGAGGCGCTCCAGTCGCTGCCTACAGATTTCTCTAACGTGGTGGAGAAGTGCTGCAAAGCGGAGGGGCCTGAAGCCTGCTTCAGTGAAGAG ggTCCAAAATTGGCAGCCAAAAGTCAAGCTGCTTGA
- the AFM gene encoding afamin isoform X1 encodes MKQLTLTGFVIFLFFLTESLTLPTKLQDVDDASITQKFIEENIGYITVIAFSQYVQEASFEEVDRLVKIMTKYKGQCSGEVTLPDCPRLTNDILLEKTCAVKGLPQKYNFSHCCSMVDLERERCFFHNKKSDVGFLPPLPTLDLEEKCQTYKNNRESFLNNCIYEVSRRNPFVFAPTLLTVATRFEEMAKTCCEEQDKANCFRTKAEPVIQYLKALSSYQKNVCGALVKFGPQVLKSINIAILSQKFPKIEFKELTSLLEDVSSKYEGCCEGDAVKCIRRRVNILSNQSKIMSHICSKQDSISSKIKDCCEEKIPKRGECIIYSNKDDRPKDLSLREAKFTENENVCEQRDANPDIFMAEFLFEYSRRHPELSTPELLRIARVYEDLLEECCSTENPPDCYGNAEYKFNETTQRSLKIVQRECEHVQNLGKDDLKYHYLIKFTKIAPQLSTEELTFLGKEMVTALTTCCTLSEEFACVDNLVDLVIGELCGINENRSINPAVDHCCKTDFAFRRPCFEGLEADKTYVPPSTSQGLFTFHADWCQAHKEELQRKKDRFLVNLVKLKPELGGEALQSLPTDFSNVVEKCCKAEGPEACFSEEGPKLAAKSQAA; translated from the exons atgaaacagtTAACACTTACaggttttgttattttcttgttctttttgacTGAATCTCTAACCCTGCCCACAAAGCTTCAAGATGTAG ATGATGCCAGTATCACCCAGAAATTTATAGAGGAGAATATTGGATATAT CACCGTCATTGCATTTTCTCAGTATGTTCAGGAGGCATCTTTTGAAGAAGTAGACAGATTGGTAAAAATCATGACGAAATACAAAGGTCAATGCTCAGGTGAAGTGACACTCCCCGACTGTCCGAGATTAACT AATGATATTTTACTGGAAAAGACATGTGCTGTGAAGGGGCTGCCACAAAAGTATAATTTCTCACACTGCTGCAGTATGGTTGACTTGGAAAGAGAACGCTGTTTCTTCCATAATAAGAAATCTGATGTAGgatttctgcctcctctccctaCTCTGGATCTTGAAGAGAAATGCCAGACTTATAAAAATAACAGAGAATCTTTTCTAAATAA ttgtATTTATGAAGTTTCCAGAAGGAACCCGTTTGTTTTCGCCCCTACGCTTCTAACTGTAGCTACTCGTTTTGAAGAGATGGCTAAAACGTGTTGTGAAGAACAAGACAAAGCTAACTGCTTTCGAACAAAG gcaGAACCTGTCATACAATACTTAAAAGCATTATCTTCTTATCAAAAAAATGTCTGTGGGGCACTTGTGAAATTTGGACCACAAGTCTTAAAATCTAT AAACATTGCTATACTTAGTCAAAAATTTCCCAAGATTGAATTTAAGGAACTTACCTCCCTCCTAGAAGATGTTTCTTCCAAGTATGAAGGATGCTGTGAAGGGGATGCTGTGAAGTGCATCCGCCGCAGGGTAAATATTCTCTCAAACCAA AGCAAGATTATGAGCCATATTTGTTCGAAACAAGATTCCATCTCCAGCAAAATCAAAGACTGCTGTGAAGAGAAAATACCAAAGCGCGGAGAGTGCATAATTTACTCCAATAAAGATGATAGACCAAAGGACTTATCTCTAAGAGAAGcaaaatttactgaaaatgaaaatgtgtgtgaACAACGAGATGCTAACCCAGACATCTTCATGGCTGA GTTTCTTTTTGAATACTCAAGAAGACATCCAGAACTGTCTACACCTGAACTTTTAAGAATCGCTAGAGTGTATGAGGACCTCCTGGAAGAGTGCTGCAGTACAGAGAACCCTCCAGACTGTTACGGCAATGCG GAATACAAATTCAATGAGACAACTCAGAGAAGCCTCAAGATAGTACAACGAGAATGTGAACATGTCCAGAATTTGGGGAAGGATGACTTGAAATACCA CTACCTTATCAAATTCACAAAGATAGCACCCCAGCTCTCCACTGAAGAACTGACCTTTCTTGGCAAGGAAATGGTGACAGCGTTGACCACCTGCTGCACGCTGAGTGAGGAGTTCGCCTGCGTCGATAATTTG GTGGATTTAGTTATTGGAGAGTTATGCGGAATAAATGAAAATCGAAGCATCAACCCTGCTGTGGACCACTGTTGTAAAACAGACTTTGCCTTCAGAAGGCCCTGCTTTGAGGGCTTAGAAGCTGATAAAACATATGTACCTCCATCTACCTCTCAAGGGTTATTTACCTTTCACGCAGACTGGTGTCAGGCTCATAAAGAGGAgctccagagaaagaaagatag GTTTCTTGTCAACTTAGTGAAACTGAAGCCTGAACTTGGAGGTGAGGCGCTCCAGTCGCTGCCTACAGATTTCTCTAACGTGGTGGAGAAGTGCTGCAAAGCGGAGGGGCCTGAAGCCTGCTTCAGTGAAGAG ggTCCAAAATTGGCAGCCAAAAGTCAAGCTGCTTGA